A window from Bacteroidota bacterium encodes these proteins:
- a CDS encoding UPF0175 family protein encodes MRATASNSINVAMSALVLKIPDDVAAALRLPPAQAEQELRTELALALYARQVLPLGKARRLAGMARRDFDDLLAERHVPRAYTDDDLEDDLAYGLGEAGE; translated from the coding sequence TTGCGTGCGACTGCGTCGAACTCCATCAACGTTGCCATGAGCGCGCTCGTGCTGAAAATCCCCGACGACGTGGCGGCCGCGCTCCGGCTGCCGCCCGCGCAGGCCGAGCAGGAGCTCAGGACGGAACTGGCGCTCGCGCTCTACGCCCGCCAGGTTCTTCCGCTCGGAAAGGCGCGGCGGCTGGCCGGCATGGCGAGGCGAGACTTCGACGACCTCCTCGCCGAGCGTCACGTCCCCCGCGCCTACACCGACGACGACCTCGAGGACGACCTTGCCTACGGTCTCGGTGAGGCGGGAGAGTAA
- a CDS encoding DUF3368 domain-containing protein, whose product MWREAVEEGQGRPGEAEVKKAPEDGWIQVQPPKDGPLLRLLGGELDDGEAEGIALAVEVGAGLLLLDETQARKRAGLVGLRVTGTLGLLVRARKEGRIDRLRPVLDRLRRESLWIGDRLYRRALEGVGEEP is encoded by the coding sequence GTGTGGCGCGAAGCCGTGGAAGAAGGACAGGGCCGCCCAGGAGAAGCCGAGGTCAAAAAAGCACCGGAGGACGGCTGGATCCAGGTTCAGCCACCGAAAGACGGTCCGCTGCTCCGGCTGCTCGGAGGAGAACTCGACGACGGTGAGGCCGAAGGCATCGCACTCGCTGTCGAGGTTGGGGCCGGCCTGCTGCTGCTGGACGAGACGCAAGCCCGGAAGCGCGCGGGCTTGGTCGGACTACGTGTGACGGGCACGCTCGGCCTGCTCGTCCGCGCCCGGAAGGAAGGCCGCATCGACCGTCTGCGCCCCGTGCTCGACCGGCTCCGGCGGGAATCGCTTTGGATCGGCGACCGGCTCTACCGGCGCGCGCTCGAAGGCGTGGGGGAAGAACCGTAA
- a CDS encoding LytTR family DNA-binding domain-containing protein → MPEPVAPLDRPLRVLIVDDEPPARKRLARLLKGQDGFETAGECANGREALDAIGAEQPDLVLLDVQMPELSGLEVLEALDPETMPVVVFVTAYDQHALRAFELHAVDYLLKPFDDERFEVAIGRAKARIERGHLAGLSRRLLTLLRSVEGGPGEPDELVEPSAPAQAPTDRLAIRSGDRLLIVKVEQIDWIEGAGVYAKLHVGPKTHLIRETLTNLAEQLDPERFVRIHRSTIVNRDRVRELRSYFHGEYIVILEDATQLKLSRTYRDSLDQIAGRLG, encoded by the coding sequence ATGCCTGAGCCGGTCGCCCCGCTGGACCGCCCGCTCCGCGTCCTGATCGTGGACGACGAGCCCCCGGCGCGTAAGCGCCTCGCCCGGCTACTCAAAGGGCAGGACGGGTTCGAGACGGCCGGCGAGTGCGCCAACGGCCGGGAAGCGCTCGACGCCATCGGGGCCGAGCAGCCGGACCTCGTCCTGCTCGACGTGCAGATGCCGGAGTTGAGCGGTCTCGAAGTCCTCGAAGCGCTCGACCCCGAGACGATGCCGGTCGTGGTGTTCGTGACGGCCTACGACCAGCACGCGCTCCGCGCCTTCGAACTGCACGCGGTCGACTACCTCCTCAAGCCGTTCGACGACGAGCGGTTCGAGGTCGCCATTGGGCGGGCGAAGGCGCGGATCGAGCGTGGGCACCTCGCGGGCCTCAGCCGGCGGCTGCTAACCCTGCTGCGCTCCGTCGAGGGCGGCCCCGGCGAGCCGGACGAACTCGTCGAGCCGTCCGCTCCGGCCCAGGCCCCGACGGACCGCCTCGCCATCCGCTCCGGCGACCGGCTGCTGATCGTGAAGGTCGAGCAGATCGACTGGATCGAAGGCGCGGGGGTCTACGCCAAGCTGCACGTCGGCCCGAAGACGCACCTCATCCGCGAGACGCTCACGAACCTCGCCGAGCAGCTCGACCCCGAGCGCTTCGTCCGCATCCACCGCTCGACGATCGTCAACCGCGACCGGGTGCGCGAGCTGCGGAGCTACTTCCACGGCGAGTACATCGTGATCCTGGAGGACGCCACGCAGCTCAAGCTGAGCCGCACCTACCGCGACAGCCTCGACCAGATCGCGGGCAGGCTCGGCTAA
- a CDS encoding histidine kinase: MPPTLPVQTATPSRSRLLVIFAVWNGVWLVSAALHLFAFALDQAPLAWSRMGWNLVILNLWACATPGIIWVVQRYPVGGRRAVPHALVHLGAALAVSLFTTVAYFALRGTFEALAGNPYDVVEEFTSLQVGTLFYDFIFYTAVAAVLHALTFRRQSQERELRAAQLESQLAQAQVQALRMQLNPHFLFNTLHAISSLMDDDVKRSRRMLVDLSDLLRLSLDSVGQQEVTLEQELAFLERYLQIERVRFGDRLTVEMDVDEATLDALVPNLILQPLVENALKHAVAPFAGPSRIAIRARREGDTVRLTVSDDGPGLPTPSGDGAPTSGSGGLGLRNTRERLARLYGERHRLVLRSRPGEGLSVDLTLPFLTTPTFVPHA, translated from the coding sequence ATGCCGCCCACGCTTCCCGTTCAGACTGCCACGCCGAGCCGGTCTCGGCTGCTCGTGATTTTCGCCGTGTGGAACGGCGTGTGGCTCGTCTCGGCGGCACTGCACCTCTTTGCCTTTGCTCTCGACCAGGCTCCGCTGGCCTGGAGCCGGATGGGCTGGAACCTCGTGATCCTCAACCTGTGGGCCTGCGCCACGCCGGGCATCATCTGGGTCGTCCAGCGCTACCCGGTCGGCGGGCGGAGGGCGGTGCCGCACGCGCTCGTCCACCTCGGGGCGGCTCTCGCGGTGAGCCTGTTCACGACGGTCGCCTACTTCGCGCTGCGCGGCACTTTCGAGGCCCTCGCGGGCAACCCGTACGACGTGGTCGAGGAGTTCACGTCGCTCCAGGTGGGGACGCTCTTCTACGACTTTATCTTCTACACGGCCGTGGCGGCGGTGCTACACGCGCTGACCTTCCGGCGGCAGTCGCAGGAGCGCGAACTGCGGGCGGCGCAGCTAGAAAGCCAACTCGCGCAGGCGCAGGTGCAGGCGCTCCGCATGCAGCTCAACCCGCACTTCCTCTTCAACACGCTCCACGCGATCTCGTCGCTGATGGACGACGACGTGAAGCGCTCCCGGCGCATGCTCGTCGACCTCTCGGACCTCCTCCGGCTCTCGCTCGACTCGGTCGGGCAGCAGGAGGTGACGCTAGAGCAAGAGCTGGCGTTTCTGGAGCGCTACCTCCAGATCGAGCGCGTCCGCTTCGGCGACCGGCTGACGGTCGAGATGGACGTGGACGAGGCCACGCTCGACGCGCTCGTGCCGAACCTCATCCTCCAGCCCCTCGTCGAGAACGCGCTCAAGCACGCCGTCGCCCCCTTCGCCGGGCCGAGCCGCATCGCCATCCGCGCCCGGCGCGAGGGCGACACCGTCCGGCTGACCGTCTCCGACGACGGGCCGGGGTTGCCAACCCCTTCGGGCGACGGAGCCCCCACGTCCGGCAGCGGCGGCCTCGGGCTCCGCAACACGCGCGAGCGGCTGGCCCGGCTCTACGGCGAGCGCCACCGGCTCGTGCTCCGCAGCCGCCCGGGCGAGGGCCTGTCGGTCGACCTCACGCTCCCCTTCCTCACGACGCCGACCTTCGTGCCCCATGCCTGA
- the accD gene encoding acetyl-CoA carboxylase, carboxyltransferase subunit beta, producing MSWFQRKTAGIKTTRTEQNETPEGYWRKDPNTGEMVSLRVLEENHMVTDSGHHFPLSGLGYCRMLFDDGQFTRFDDDLVSTNPLGFHDRKPYDLRIDAAQEKTGLNDAAVAALGTVGGHTLSLAAMDFSFIGGSMGSVVGEIVTRAIRRAVEERAALMIISQSGGARMMEGALSLMQMAKTSANLAVLDEHGLPYISLMTYPTTGGVTASFAMLGDFNIAEPGALIGFAGPRVIRETIGRDLPKGFQSAEFLLKQGFLDDIVPRPKLRRSLVHMLNLLFENKEAVPALPNPAAIETAL from the coding sequence ATGTCCTGGTTTCAGCGCAAGACCGCCGGCATCAAAACCACCCGCACCGAGCAGAACGAGACGCCGGAGGGCTACTGGCGCAAGGACCCCAACACGGGCGAGATGGTCAGCCTCCGGGTCCTCGAGGAGAACCACATGGTGACCGACTCCGGCCACCACTTCCCGCTCAGCGGCCTCGGCTACTGCCGGATGCTCTTCGACGACGGCCAGTTCACCCGCTTCGACGACGACCTCGTCTCGACCAACCCGCTCGGCTTCCACGACCGCAAGCCGTACGACCTGCGGATCGACGCGGCGCAGGAGAAGACCGGCCTCAACGACGCGGCCGTCGCCGCCCTCGGAACCGTCGGCGGGCACACCCTGTCGCTGGCGGCGATGGACTTCTCGTTCATCGGCGGCTCGATGGGGTCGGTCGTGGGCGAGATCGTGACGCGGGCGATCCGGCGGGCGGTCGAGGAGCGCGCCGCGCTGATGATCATCTCGCAGAGCGGCGGGGCGCGCATGATGGAGGGCGCGCTCTCGCTCATGCAGATGGCGAAGACGAGCGCCAACCTCGCCGTCCTCGACGAGCACGGGCTGCCCTACATCTCGCTGATGACCTACCCGACGACCGGCGGCGTCACGGCCTCGTTTGCCATGCTAGGCGACTTCAACATCGCCGAGCCGGGCGCGCTGATCGGCTTCGCCGGGCCGCGCGTGATCCGCGAGACGATTGGCCGCGACTTGCCAAAGGGCTTCCAGAGCGCCGAGTTCCTCCTCAAGCAGGGCTTCCTCGACGACATCGTCCCGCGCCCCAAGCTGCGCCGCTCACTGGTGCACATGCTGAACCTGCTCTTCGAGAACAAGGAAGCGGTGCCTGCACTGCCGAACCCGGCGGCCATCGAGACGGCGCTGTGA
- the tsaB gene encoding tRNA (adenosine(37)-N6)-threonylcarbamoyltransferase complex dimerization subunit type 1 TsaB translates to MPLLALETATDVCSVALVDGDARVTGLAETLEPRSHAARLVPLIQELLAEHGFAPSDLDAVAVSAGPGSYTGLRIGASTAKGLAWVTGADLVAVPSLEALAFGALGRIAEGDLLVAAFRSRRGEVYAAAFGRSGDSLSTLVPAEAVLLDALAAWLPGTEGTRWVAGEAGALAAEALPTETRVLDPAAVRPSAALVGVLGVRRLAAGQTEDVAAFEPDYLKAFVAKRGSSIFDRLPK, encoded by the coding sequence GTGCCCCTCCTCGCCCTCGAAACCGCCACCGACGTGTGCAGCGTCGCCCTCGTGGACGGCGACGCCCGCGTCACCGGCCTAGCCGAGACGCTGGAGCCGCGCTCGCACGCTGCCCGCCTCGTCCCGCTCATCCAGGAGCTTCTCGCCGAGCACGGCTTCGCCCCGTCGGACCTCGACGCTGTCGCCGTGTCGGCGGGGCCGGGGTCGTACACCGGATTGCGGATCGGCGCGAGCACGGCGAAGGGGCTGGCGTGGGTGACGGGGGCCGACCTCGTCGCCGTGCCGTCGCTGGAGGCGCTGGCGTTCGGCGCGCTCGGCCGCATCGCCGAGGGCGACCTGCTCGTCGCCGCCTTCCGGTCGCGCCGGGGCGAGGTCTACGCCGCCGCCTTCGGACGCAGTGGGGACAGCCTGTCTACCCTCGTCCCCGCCGAGGCTGTGCTGCTGGACGCCCTCGCCGCCTGGCTGCCCGGCACCGAGGGCACGCGCTGGGTCGCAGGCGAGGCCGGCGCGCTCGCAGCCGAGGCGCTGCCCACCGAGACGCGGGTGCTGGACCCGGCCGCCGTTCGCCCGTCCGCAGCCCTCGTCGGCGTGCTCGGCGTGCGCCGCCTGGCAGCGGGGCAGACGGAAGACGTGGCGGCGTTCGAGCCGGACTACCTCAAAGCCTTCGTCGCCAAGCGCGGAAGCTCTATCTTTGACCGGCTGCCGAAGTGA
- a CDS encoding elongation factor G — translation MKVYDADHVRNVALVGHQGSGKTSLAEAMLYASGAVQRMGTVEEQNTVSDYHPSEHEREMSIFTSLLHAEWKGHKINILDTPGYLDFVGEVVTALKVADTAIFVLDAAEGVQVGTEQSWRYCEQTGTPSMFVINKLDQDNADFGEIVRQMHERFGRAATVVQLPGGAGTRSVIDVLLMKQLTFDDKGKATESEIDDAFRDEAQRLHNELVENIAENDEALMELYFEKGELTEDEMRQGLREAMIKRDLFPIFLTISKENVGVSRLMGFIDNVCPAPPMMPPAQMDEGEASYDPAAEPIAFVYRTMAEQHVGEYSFFRVHSGTLEPNIDLENAQTGASERLGQLFVINGHERDSVTKLVAGDLGAAVKLRGTATNHTLRRKGSNAVRTPITFPEPRMRVAIRTTKSGDEDKLAQGLNQLHKEDPALHIEHDASLGQMTLAGQGEQHLDVARYRLKNRFGVEVEFDRPKVAYRETVQGRARASYRHKKQTGGAGQFADISLLVEPLNGEFQPPDDIKVRNVEHVTTEWGSTIEYIDGIVGGVIDMRRFFGAIQKGINDALREGPVAGYPVGDVRVVVYDGGMHAVDSNENAFKTAARYCFRDAFREAKAVILEPVYNLEVLVPEDHMGDVLGDLNTRRARVQGMEAEGPFQKVIAQVPEAELYRYSTSLRSMTQGRGLHHAEFDRYDAMPRHVQEEVIAQGAALEEA, via the coding sequence ATGAAAGTCTATGATGCCGACCACGTCCGCAACGTCGCCCTCGTCGGGCACCAGGGCAGCGGGAAGACCTCGCTCGCCGAAGCCATGCTCTACGCCTCCGGCGCGGTCCAGCGCATGGGCACCGTCGAGGAGCAGAACACCGTCTCGGACTACCACCCGAGCGAGCACGAGCGCGAAATGTCCATCTTCACGAGCCTGCTCCACGCCGAGTGGAAGGGCCACAAGATCAACATCCTCGACACGCCCGGCTACCTCGACTTCGTCGGCGAGGTCGTGACGGCGCTCAAAGTGGCCGACACGGCGATCTTCGTGCTCGACGCCGCCGAGGGCGTCCAGGTCGGCACCGAGCAGTCGTGGCGCTACTGTGAGCAGACCGGCACGCCGTCGATGTTCGTCATCAACAAGCTCGACCAGGACAACGCCGACTTCGGCGAGATCGTGCGCCAGATGCACGAGCGCTTCGGGCGCGCCGCGACGGTCGTCCAGCTCCCCGGCGGCGCAGGGACGCGCTCGGTCATCGACGTGCTCCTGATGAAGCAGCTCACCTTCGACGACAAGGGCAAGGCGACCGAGAGCGAGATCGACGACGCCTTCCGCGACGAGGCGCAGCGGCTCCACAACGAACTCGTCGAGAACATCGCCGAGAACGACGAGGCGCTGATGGAGCTCTACTTCGAGAAGGGTGAGCTGACCGAGGACGAGATGCGCCAGGGTCTCCGCGAGGCTATGATCAAGCGCGACCTCTTCCCGATCTTCCTCACGATCTCGAAGGAGAACGTCGGCGTGAGCCGCCTGATGGGCTTCATCGACAACGTCTGCCCGGCCCCGCCGATGATGCCGCCGGCCCAGATGGACGAGGGCGAAGCCAGCTACGACCCCGCCGCCGAGCCCATCGCGTTCGTCTACCGCACGATGGCCGAGCAGCATGTCGGCGAGTACTCCTTCTTCCGGGTCCACTCCGGGACGCTCGAGCCCAACATCGACCTCGAGAACGCCCAGACCGGCGCGTCCGAGCGCCTCGGCCAGCTCTTCGTCATCAACGGGCACGAGCGCGACTCGGTCACCAAGCTCGTCGCGGGCGACCTCGGAGCGGCCGTCAAGCTCCGCGGCACGGCGACCAACCACACGCTCCGGCGCAAGGGCTCGAACGCCGTCCGCACGCCCATCACGTTTCCCGAGCCCCGGATGCGCGTCGCCATCCGCACGACCAAGAGCGGCGACGAGGACAAGCTCGCGCAGGGCCTCAACCAGCTCCACAAGGAGGACCCCGCGCTCCACATCGAGCACGACGCCTCGCTCGGCCAGATGACGCTCGCCGGCCAGGGCGAGCAGCACCTCGACGTGGCGCGGTACCGCCTCAAGAACCGCTTCGGCGTCGAGGTCGAGTTCGACCGCCCGAAGGTGGCCTACCGCGAGACCGTCCAGGGCCGCGCCCGCGCCTCGTACCGCCACAAGAAGCAGACGGGCGGGGCCGGCCAGTTCGCCGACATCTCGCTCCTGGTCGAGCCTCTGAACGGCGAGTTCCAACCCCCGGACGACATCAAGGTCCGCAACGTCGAGCACGTCACGACCGAGTGGGGCTCGACGATCGAGTACATCGACGGGATCGTCGGCGGCGTGATCGACATGCGCCGGTTCTTCGGGGCGATCCAGAAGGGGATCAACGATGCGCTCCGCGAGGGGCCCGTCGCGGGCTACCCCGTCGGCGACGTCCGCGTGGTGGTCTACGACGGCGGGATGCACGCCGTGGACTCGAACGAGAACGCGTTCAAGACGGCCGCGCGCTACTGCTTCCGCGACGCCTTCCGCGAGGCCAAAGCGGTGATCCTGGAGCCGGTCTACAACCTCGAAGTCCTCGTCCCGGAGGACCACATGGGCGACGTGCTCGGCGACCTCAACACGCGGCGCGCCCGCGTCCAGGGGATGGAGGCCGAGGGGCCGTTCCAGAAAGTCATCGCCCAGGTCCCCGAGGCCGAGCTCTACCGCTACTCGACGAGCCTCCGCTCGATGACCCAGGGTCGCGGCCTGCACCACGCCGAGTTCGACCGCTACGACGCGATGCCACGCCACGTCCAGGAGGAGGTCATCGCCCAGGGCGCTGCGCTGGAAGAAGCGTGA
- a CDS encoding 5-formyltetrahydrofolate cyclo-ligase: MADLRLHAEKAALRARFRDARLALTDAEAAAHSTAICERIAALPEVKAAGTVHVYWPVTARREVDTRPLVRRLHGAGTRVVLPVVADFDGAPRLRHVRFEGEDRMQTNHWGIAEPVGTADADPSDLDVVIVPAFGAGRGGHRIGHGRGFYDAFLAGLAAVTVGAVYAACLVDAVPAEAHDVALGIVVTEREVVRVGTGERERGEQGG, encoded by the coding sequence ATGGCAGACCTCAGGCTCCACGCCGAGAAAGCTGCCCTCCGCGCCCGATTCCGCGACGCCCGACTCGCGCTCACCGACGCCGAGGCCGCCGCCCACAGCACCGCCATCTGCGAGCGTATCGCCGCGCTGCCAGAGGTCAAGGCCGCCGGGACGGTCCACGTCTACTGGCCGGTCACGGCGCGGCGCGAGGTGGACACGCGCCCACTCGTCCGGCGGCTCCACGGCGCAGGCACGCGCGTCGTCCTCCCAGTCGTCGCGGACTTCGACGGGGCACCCCGCCTCCGGCACGTCCGGTTCGAGGGCGAGGACCGGATGCAGACGAACCACTGGGGCATCGCCGAGCCGGTCGGCACGGCTGACGCCGACCCCAGCGACCTCGACGTGGTCATCGTCCCCGCCTTCGGAGCCGGGCGGGGCGGACACCGCATCGGCCACGGGCGCGGGTTCTACGACGCATTTCTCGCGGGCCTCGCTGCCGTCACCGTCGGCGCGGTCTACGCCGCCTGCCTGGTCGATGCCGTCCCCGCCGAGGCGCACGACGTGGCGCTGGGCATCGTCGTGACCGAGCGAGAAGTGGTGCGGGTGGGGACGGGGGAAAGAGAGCGTGGAGAGCAGGGAGGGTGA
- a CDS encoding carboxymuconolactone decarboxylase family protein, which yields MPHDTPAAERLAAFDAYRTRMNARILDEKAHLGIKRFFNLDSAAYRDGALPAKTKELLGLVASAVLRCNDCIDYHLTQCVEAGFTDDELDDALNVALVVGGSIVIPHLRHAVETTDALRARDAAG from the coding sequence ATGCCGCACGACACCCCCGCCGCCGAGCGCCTCGCCGCCTTCGACGCCTACCGCACCCGGATGAACGCCCGCATCCTCGATGAGAAGGCCCACCTCGGCATCAAGCGCTTCTTCAACCTCGACAGCGCCGCCTACCGCGACGGCGCGCTCCCCGCGAAGACCAAAGAACTCCTCGGCCTCGTCGCCTCGGCCGTGCTCCGCTGCAACGACTGCATCGACTACCACTTGACGCAGTGCGTCGAGGCCGGGTTCACGGACGACGAGCTCGACGACGCGCTCAACGTCGCACTCGTCGTCGGCGGAAGCATCGTCATCCCGCACCTCCGCCACGCGGTCGAGACCACCGATGCGCTCCGGGCGCGGGACGCAGCCGGGTAG
- a CDS encoding tryptophan 2,3-dioxygenase family protein: MPDATLDPWWDFALDAGDNPHLTDETGRPVVNPPDADGRLGLDYSSYLGLDLLLSAQVPASRVPDERVFVIIHQVFELVFKQMAFDLAVAARTCEALAALDEAEALGLATEPLPDERGPSAFWRPGLTAAARLRHSARVVLPAVMSLVGHGTDGDVLFSTLEYQRFRDLLTPASGFQTAQLRLIQRALGKGPLLDVPVFPGATYGANYTGAPCGHVALGDPLVLRSGHPRAFPDDDHPAHLVTRLDALAHAVLARLASEADGLPAPPTVRRILEEDLDRSAARVRATLGKAPDADAVAERFRRDLAAVAERENARRGGLVDARLGAHALHVRHPRTCLAFVLDRLASADAALHDPGAESFLTAHRKAVRRHVAGEGGTGGGGMPYLVTSQRFLLPLFPALVAYADLGAAGTAEAPDRW, from the coding sequence ATGCCAGACGCCACGCTCGACCCGTGGTGGGACTTCGCCCTTGACGCCGGCGACAATCCTCACCTCACCGACGAGACCGGCAGGCCTGTCGTCAACCCGCCGGACGCGGACGGGCGGCTCGGGCTGGACTACAGCTCGTACCTCGGGCTGGACCTGCTGCTGAGTGCTCAGGTCCCGGCCTCCCGCGTACCGGACGAGCGCGTGTTCGTCATCATTCACCAGGTCTTCGAGTTGGTCTTCAAGCAGATGGCCTTCGACCTCGCGGTCGCTGCGCGGACGTGCGAGGCGCTCGCGGCACTGGACGAGGCCGAGGCGCTCGGCCTGGCGACCGAGCCGCTCCCGGACGAGCGCGGGCCGAGTGCGTTCTGGCGCCCCGGCCTGACGGCCGCCGCCCGCCTTCGCCACAGCGCCCGCGTGGTGCTTCCGGCGGTGATGTCGCTCGTCGGGCACGGGACCGATGGGGACGTGCTCTTCTCGACGCTGGAGTACCAGCGCTTCCGGGACCTCCTCACCCCGGCCAGCGGGTTCCAGACGGCCCAGCTCCGGCTCATCCAGCGCGCGCTCGGCAAAGGCCCGCTCCTCGACGTGCCGGTCTTCCCGGGAGCGACCTATGGGGCGAACTACACCGGTGCGCCCTGCGGGCACGTCGCCCTCGGCGACCCGCTCGTGCTGCGCTCCGGCCACCCCCGCGCCTTCCCCGACGACGACCACCCGGCGCACCTCGTCACCCGGCTCGACGCCCTCGCCCACGCCGTCCTCGCCCGCCTCGCCTCCGAGGCAGATGGCCTGCCCGCACCGCCCACGGTGCGCCGGATTCTGGAGGAAGACCTCGACCGCTCCGCCGCCCGCGTCCGGGCCACGCTCGGCAAAGCGCCCGACGCCGACGCGGTCGCCGAACGCTTCCGGCGCGACCTCGCCGCCGTGGCCGAGCGGGAGAACGCGCGGCGCGGCGGTCTCGTCGACGCTCGGCTGGGGGCGCACGCGCTCCACGTCCGTCACCCGCGCACTTGCCTCGCCTTCGTCCTCGACCGGCTGGCTTCGGCCGATGCGGCACTCCACGACCCTGGAGCAGAGAGCTTCCTGACGGCTCACCGCAAAGCGGTCCGGCGGCACGTCGCGGGCGAGGGCGGCACCGGCGGCGGCGGGATGCCCTACCTGGTCACGAGCCAGCGCTTCCTGCTCCCGCTCTTCCCCGCCCTCGTCGCCTACGCCGACCTCGGCGCTGCCGGCACGGCCGAGGCCCCGGACCGGTGGTGA
- a CDS encoding PAS domain-containing protein, with protein sequence MTRRFPGSSFLGRFTARPAQLAAEVAAAQRPGEQFYHALSDSIHQGFCVIEVLYDEDGAPCDYRFLETNAAFEEQSGLVDPIGRTARSFVPDLEAHWIERYGRVADTGVTERHVGEVADMNRVFEIEAFRVCEPGSHRVGILFTDITERTRTEALLRENEERLRHAQDAAGIGTWDLDVATGVVSWSDGVFDLVGLPAEAGVPPAQVWERLVHPEDRERVHRAVQEALDAGGSYVNEFRVLRPDGTMRWLAARGHVARDAAGRPVRMLGVNFDITERKEAERALADLNGTLEARVEAQTEQVRTLARALTLAEQQERRRIAHVLHDDLQQLLVGAQLATATGSDAGRLGAILDEAIEKTRTLSHELSPPFLHNDRLDDLLDWLADHAREYYDLKVWVRVTPDLTLPGEGLRELLYQALRELLLNVVKHAETDGVLIAASRVGERVRVVVRDEGVGFDPGQRGESEATLGLPSLRERLALVGGHLNVVSVPGQGTLVTLDLPLGKVAA encoded by the coding sequence ATGACTAGGCGTTTCCCAGGTTCGTCCTTCCTCGGCAGGTTCACAGCGCGTCCCGCTCAGCTCGCCGCCGAGGTCGCAGCAGCGCAGCGGCCGGGCGAGCAGTTCTACCACGCGCTCAGCGACTCGATCCACCAGGGGTTCTGCGTCATCGAGGTACTCTACGACGAGGACGGTGCACCCTGCGACTACCGGTTCCTGGAGACGAACGCGGCCTTCGAAGAGCAGAGCGGCCTCGTGGACCCCATCGGCAGGACGGCCCGGTCCTTCGTCCCCGACCTGGAGGCGCACTGGATCGAGCGCTACGGTCGCGTCGCCGACACGGGCGTCACCGAGCGCCACGTCGGCGAGGTGGCCGACATGAACCGCGTCTTCGAGATCGAGGCGTTCCGGGTCTGCGAGCCCGGGAGCCACCGCGTCGGCATCCTCTTCACCGACATCACGGAGCGCACGCGCACTGAGGCGCTGCTGCGCGAGAACGAGGAGCGCCTCCGCCACGCCCAGGACGCTGCGGGAATCGGCACCTGGGACCTCGACGTGGCCACGGGGGTAGTCTCGTGGTCCGACGGCGTCTTCGACCTCGTGGGGCTGCCTGCTGAGGCGGGCGTCCCCCCGGCCCAGGTGTGGGAGCGCCTCGTTCATCCCGAGGACCGGGAACGGGTCCACCGCGCCGTGCAGGAGGCGCTCGACGCCGGAGGCTCCTACGTCAACGAGTTCCGCGTCCTCCGGCCCGACGGGACGATGCGCTGGCTCGCCGCCCGCGGCCACGTCGCCCGCGACGCCGCCGGCCGGCCCGTCCGCATGCTCGGCGTCAACTTCGACATCACCGAGCGCAAGGAGGCCGAGCGCGCCCTCGCCGACCTCAACGGGACGCTCGAAGCCCGCGTTGAGGCGCAGACGGAGCAGGTGCGGACGCTTGCCCGCGCGCTCACGCTCGCCGAGCAGCAGGAGCGCCGCCGCATCGCCCACGTCCTCCACGACGACCTCCAGCAGCTCCTCGTCGGGGCTCAGCTCGCGACGGCCACCGGCAGCGACGCCGGCCGGCTCGGAGCTATCCTCGACGAGGCCATCGAGAAGACGCGCACCCTGTCGCATGAGCTGAGCCCGCCGTTTCTCCACAACGACCGTCTCGACGACCTGCTCGACTGGCTCGCCGACCACGCCCGCGAGTACTACGACCTGAAGGTCTGGGTCCGGGTGACCCCGGACCTCACGCTCCCGGGCGAGGGCCTCCGCGAGCTGCTCTACCAGGCGCTCCGCGAACTGCTGCTCAACGTCGTCAAGCACGCCGAGACGGACGGGGTGCTCATCGCCGCGTCGCGGGTGGGGGAGCGCGTCCGCGTCGTGGTGCGGGACGAGGGCGTCGGGTTCGACCCGGGGCAGCGCGGAGAGAGTGAGGCCACGCTCGGGCTGCCGAGCCTCCGCGAGCGCCTGGCGCTCGTCGGCGGTCACCTGAACGTGGTCTCGGTCCCCGGTCAGGGCACCCTGGTCACGCTGGACCTCCCTCTCGGCAAAGTGGCGGCCTAG